In Synechococcus sp. UW69, the following are encoded in one genomic region:
- a CDS encoding Ycf66 family protein, which produces MLATLSGDFCLLLGLALLLLPLLAVELSRPRDGVWGAVVLLLGLVLVTSSDRLRGAPMLAVLCAGLLIARLGTEVGQARWNTLSETEQQRFQSLDHWRTSVRQLLITTGRVGEGISGIAKQLKPTGKSGVTEKKWVRPESPENAAASDDAGSEMTSTEPVPPADATSPEGED; this is translated from the coding sequence ATGCTTGCGACCCTAAGCGGCGATTTCTGCCTCCTGCTTGGCCTTGCACTCCTGCTGCTTCCCCTGTTGGCCGTTGAACTCAGTCGCCCGCGCGATGGTGTGTGGGGAGCGGTGGTGTTGCTACTGGGTCTCGTGCTGGTTACCAGCAGTGACCGGCTGAGGGGAGCCCCGATGCTCGCCGTTCTCTGCGCCGGTTTATTGATCGCTCGCTTGGGCACTGAGGTCGGACAAGCCCGGTGGAACACTCTCAGCGAAACAGAGCAGCAGCGTTTTCAATCGCTCGACCACTGGCGCACCAGCGTTCGGCAGCTCCTCATCACCACAGGCCGCGTTGGGGAAGGCATCAGCGGCATCGCCAAACAACTCAAGCCGACTGGGAAATCAGGGGTCACCGAGAAAAAATGGGTACGTCCCGAGTCCCCTGAAAACGCTGCCGCTAGCGATGACGCTGGTTCAGAAATGACCAGCACCGAGCCTGTCCCCCCCGCGGATGCCACATCCCCAGAGGGCGAGGACTGA